A DNA window from Borrelia sp. HM contains the following coding sequences:
- a CDS encoding DNA/RNA non-specific endonuclease: MKKKIKIFLCCYILILLGLLFLYQNPKIVNNIKELASNYLEILKDKIYRPKSLIELKEEYLLPKGYLTTQVLNKKYYSLGYAESAKQAEWVAYKLKKEMVELALTLLKENKIKRSKKFFEDKDIQGIAPKLIDYLKSGYDRGHIVSSADMSFSTDAMIDTYFLSNISPQQKEFNSGIWLKLEKLVRKWAILKGRIYIVSAGILTENKGFIGKNKIIVPKNFYKIVLSLNSDNSYDILAFIIPNEKAKDLELKNYVVSVNAIEEKTKIDFFAKLDAKIKKIIKIKKDINSWKF, encoded by the coding sequence ATGAAAAAAAAGATAAAAATTTTCCTCTGTTGTTATATATTAATTTTATTAGGATTATTATTTTTATATCAAAACCCCAAAATCGTCAATAATATAAAAGAACTAGCTTCTAATTATTTAGAAATACTCAAAGACAAAATTTACAGACCTAAAAGTTTAATTGAATTAAAAGAAGAATATCTCTTACCAAAAGGATATCTTACAACTCAAGTACTAAATAAAAAATATTACTCTTTAGGATATGCTGAGAGTGCTAAGCAGGCAGAATGGGTAGCTTACAAGTTAAAAAAAGAAATGGTTGAACTAGCCTTAACTTTGCTTAAAGAAAATAAAATAAAACGAAGTAAAAAATTTTTTGAAGATAAAGATATTCAAGGCATTGCCCCCAAGTTAATTGACTATTTAAAGAGCGGATATGATAGAGGACATATTGTCAGCTCTGCTGATATGTCTTTTTCTACAGATGCGATGATAGATACATATTTCCTATCAAATATATCGCCCCAACAAAAAGAGTTCAACTCTGGAATCTGGCTGAAGCTTGAAAAATTAGTTAGGAAATGGGCTATTTTAAAAGGAAGAATTTATATTGTTAGTGCAGGAATTTTAACAGAAAATAAGGGATTTATTGGAAAAAATAAAATTATAGTGCCAAAAAATTTCTATAAAATAGTGTTATCATTAAATAGTGACAACTCCTATGATATATTAGCTTTTATCATTCCAAATGAAAAAGCCAAAGACTTAGAATTAAAAAATTATGTTGTGAGCGTTAATGCAATTGAAGAAAAAACCAAAATAGATTTTTTTGCAAAACTCGATGCTAAAATAAAAAAAATAATTAAAATAAAAAAAGATATAAATTCTTGGAAATTTTGA